Proteins from a single region of Candidatus Latescibacter sp.:
- a CDS encoding SPFH domain-containing protein, with translation MKRIIGCFVMFLVIIVITSGCGCARIDTGEIGLRKEFTGTIQPQNLNVGLHQTVIGDVIVFASKEILLTEEGITPASKDKSTLKDFDINFTYIVQESAMFDLYTKYSATAHMHEKGSKETFLMANFVRAIVRASAYSAVAEYNALEVNNNRKAIEDRIKVLANEKLVSEKLGGKVAVNLVNIKNIQLADEIVASANMVSNVQNQLTAKKTEVEIANQEALRIKALSAQSGSQYTNLLTAQATLKTAEALYEAAKNGSAIWVVPQNFTALGGIGNLTAKKQ, from the coding sequence ATGAAAAGAATTATTGGATGTTTCGTAATGTTTCTCGTAATCATAGTTATCACAAGCGGTTGCGGTTGTGCTCGTATCGACACTGGAGAAATTGGATTAAGAAAAGAATTTACAGGTACAATCCAACCGCAGAATCTTAATGTTGGGCTTCATCAAACAGTTATCGGCGATGTTATTGTATTCGCATCTAAAGAAATATTGCTCACGGAAGAGGGGATAACACCTGCATCGAAGGATAAGTCAACATTAAAAGACTTTGACATTAATTTTACCTATATTGTGCAAGAGTCTGCCATGTTCGACCTTTATACTAAGTATTCGGCGACAGCGCATATGCACGAAAAGGGAAGCAAAGAGACATTTCTAATGGCAAATTTTGTTAGGGCTATTGTCCGTGCATCAGCTTATTCGGCAGTGGCAGAATATAATGCACTTGAGGTTAATAATAACAGAAAAGCCATTGAAGATCGTATTAAAGTTCTTGCAAATGAAAAGCTTGTCAGTGAAAAACTTGGAGGTAAAGTCGCCGTTAATCTTGTAAACATCAAGAACATTCAACTTGCAGATGAAATTGTAGCAAGTGCCAATATGGTGTCTAACGTCCAGAATCAACTTACTGCAAAAAAGACGGAAGTTGAAATAGCGAATCAGGAAGCATTGAGAATTAAAGCTCTTTCGGCACAAAGTGGTTCTCAATACACAAATTTATTGACTGCACAGGCGACATTAAAAACTGCTGAGGCATTATATGAGGCGGCTAAGAACGGTTCTGCTATTTGGGTAGTGCCACAGAATTTTACGGCTCTTGGTGGTATAGGCAACCTTACCGCAAAGAAGCAGTAA
- a CDS encoding Lrp/AsnC ligand binding domain-containing protein: MVTAMVLLTVEREKINQVAEGIAELEGISEVYSVGGRYDLVAIIRVPNNEKMAELVTGSLLKIEGIKTSETLLAFKVYSKHDLESMFAIGMEE, translated from the coding sequence ATGGTTACTGCAATGGTACTGCTCACTGTCGAGCGCGAAAAAATAAATCAGGTGGCGGAGGGAATCGCTGAACTTGAAGGAATTTCTGAAGTCTATTCCGTCGGCGGCAGATATGATCTAGTAGCAATCATCCGTGTCCCCAACAATGAAAAGATGGCTGAACTCGTTACCGGAAGCCTTCTCAAGATCGAAGGAATCAAGACTTCTGAAACACTCCTGGCTTTCAAAGTGTATTCCAAGCACGATCTTGAGAGCATGTTTGCCATCGGCATGGAAGAATGA